A single genomic interval of Spinacia oleracea cultivar Varoflay chromosome 6, BTI_SOV_V1, whole genome shotgun sequence harbors:
- the LOC110798443 gene encoding uncharacterized protein — protein sequence MQSLVSRCTVFPHNKPNLKMYSNCLYLSNRYSSVQCVVVPNNVNYKVEEEYQYSNLGLEKELIPKHVAIILDGSRRWLKAHDKPLTYEPFFQSNSLFADLCLKWGVSTATTFVYSYKNLQRGQDSNDLLFGQLERYLENNLGDFIRKGIRVRIIGERWLLPKSLQNIIKQVEDETMIKKDTRQLELMLAVCYSGTRDILEATRSICEKVKAGLIEPNSIDEVLFDQELWTRGASHPDLLIRTGGRLRVSDYLMWQLAQSELYSTQLCAPDFGEVEFLQALRSFQQRERTFGK from the exons ATGCAGAGCTTGGTTAGCCGTTGTACTGTTTTCCCTCACAACAAGCCAAACCTAAAAATGTATAGCAATTGCTTGTATTTGTCAAACAGATACTCCTCAGTACAATGTGTCGTGGTTCCTAATAATGTGAACTACAAAGTTGAGGAAGAATATCAATACTCGAATTTGGGTCTGGAAAAAGAATTGATTCCAAAACATGTTGCAATAATATTAGATGGAAGTAGGAGGTGGCTTAAGGCTCATGATAAACCTCTAACTTATGAGCCTTTCTTTCAATCTAATTCCCTCTTTGCTGACCTTTGTCTCAAATGGGGAGTTTCAACCGCCACCACTTTTGTATATTCTTACAAAAACTTACAACGAGGCCAA GATTCCAATGATCTACTGTTTGGGCAGCTCGAAAGATATCTAGAGAATAATCTGGGAGATTTTATCAG GAAAGGTATAAGAGTGAGAATTATAGGAGAAAGGTGGCTACTACCAAAATCATtgcaaaacataataaaacaagtggaagATGAAACGATGATAAAAAAGGACACAAGGCAGTTAGAGTTGATGTTAGCAGTATGTTATTCTGGGACAAGAGATATATTGGAAGCTACAAGGAGCATTTGTGAAAAGGTCAAGGCTGGGTTGATTGAACCCAATTCCATCGACGAGGTCTTGTTTGATCAAGAGCTATGGACTCGTGGTGCATCTCACCCTGACCTGCTTATCCGTACCGGTGGTCGCCTACGTGTCAGTGATTACTTGATGTGGCAACTGGCCCAGTCTGAGTTGTATTCCACCCA